The Actinomycetota bacterium genome contains the following window.
GAAGGTGCCTCGATCACCGACCTGCAGCGGCGGATCGGTCTGAGCCGTCCCGCGATCTACAAGTGCATCGACAAAGCGCTGGCGGCGGGAGTGCAGGCTGGATTGAAAGATGCCTACCACCGTCCGCACGAACCGGAGATCAGCGATGAGGCCAGGGCGTGGGTGGTGAGCATCGCCTGCACCAAGCCCAAGGACCATGGCCTGGCCGCCGAGCTGTGGACGATCTCTGAGCTGGCGCGGTTCGTGTCCGAGCATGCCGGAGCCGCGGGCTTCCCCCGTCTGGCGCGTGCGGGCAAGACCACCGTGTGGCGCGTCCTCGACTCCAACGACATCAAGCCCCACAGGATCCGTTACTACCTGGAGAAGCGTGACCCGGACTTCGACCGCAAGATGCAGGAGGTGCTGATGGTGTATCGGGAGGTCTCGGTCCTTGCCGACGGAAGCGGACCCGATTCCGTCTACACCGTCAGCGTCGATGAGAAGCCGGGGGTCCAGGCGCTCGGGCTGACCGCGCCGGACCTGCCGCCGGTCCCGGGCAAGGCTCCTTGTGCCGGACGCGACTACGAGTACGTCCGGCACGGCACGGTCTCGATCCTGGCCGCGATCGACCTGCACTCGGGTCACATCCTCGCCAACGTGGAGGACCGTCACAGGAGCGTGGAGTTCATCGGGTTGCTCAGACGGCTCGACGAGTACTACCCGCCAGACGCGACCATCCGCGTGGTGCTGGACAACCACTCGGCCCACATCTCGAAGGAGACCATGGCCTATCTCGGTACCCGGCCGGGCAGATTCGAATACGTTCACACGCCCAAGCACGGCTCCTGGCTCAATCTCATCGAGTGCGTGTTCTCCAAGATGGCCAGGACGTTTCTGCGTCACATCCGTGTTGACTCGATCGACGAGCTGAAAGCGCGCATCCTGCGGGGCATCGACGAGTTCAACGCCTCGCCTGTCGTTCTCCGCTGGAACAAGTTCGATCTCGAGGTGGCTTGATGTGTAACTATTCTTCAGGAACGAAGTACTAGTGGCCTACGTACGGAGGTGATCGTTGTGGAAGAGAACATTGCTCAGACATACGGCCTCGTGCGCATGGTCGCAGTCGGGCTTGTCGCGCTGCTTGCGCTCGTAGCGTTCGTCCTGCAGACCAGGCCACGCCATTTCGGAGTGGTCGGCATGTCGATCCGCGCGCTTGTCGCTATCGCCGGTCCGGTCGTGCTGATTGCGTACACACATGTACAGATGAACTGGCTCATGGTCGGCGTCCTCTCCGTAGTCGGGGCCGGTCTTGGCTTCGTGACCGGGCGCGGCTCCAAGTTCACGGAGGTCAAGGGGCGGCCCAAGATCAAGAAGTCGCCTTGGGCGGCGCTCGTCACGGCGATCGCGTTTGTCCTCGCTGCCGCTGCGCTGTTGTACGGCACGGCTGGCCTGTTCTCGGCCTCGCTCCTGCTCGTGTTCCTGGGGGCGGCGATGACTGTGGGCGCGACCGTTGCCGAATTCGCCAAGTCAGGTGGAGAGAAGGCGGCGCCTGCCGCTCCTGTGTTGGCGCCGGAGTAGTTCCGCGATGCCTGCATCGCGTCGGAACGTAGTATCGGAATAGTGCGAAGGGCAGCTCCTGGGCTGCCAGACTGGGAGGTCTTGATGAAACGCGCGGTCTCGGCCCTACTCGCAATCGTACTGGCAACGTCGGGATTCCTCGGGGGGTGCAGCAGTCTCGGCCTGGGAGGGTTGAAAGCCCCGTTCACCACCGAGTAGGAGATCGGCGAGGGGAACATCGACGCGTTCCTGTGGAACGACACAGTCGAAACCGCGATGACCGGTGGGCCGTTCTACGACGGCGCGCAGCCTCTGCCCTCGCAGAACACCGAGGAGTTCGACACCGCGCGCGCGGCCAAGATCGACGAGATAACCGCCGAGGCCGACGGGATCGTGAAGGCATGCGAGGCGGCCAAGCCGGCGATGGCCGAGCTTCGCACGGCGTATGCGGACTACCTCGAGATCGTGTACAAGGCCGATCCCGCAGTGAAGGACATCGCACTCGAGACCCTCTCGCAGGTCGCGCTTGTTGGCACGAAAGAGGCGATCGGCGAGGCGCAGTACGCGTCGTTGGCGTCGCAGGAGCCGACGCAAGCCTACACCGCCGACATGGCTGCGTACCTCGCGGTCTCAAAGGCCGTCGACGTCGGCGGCCTGTACCTCGAGGACGTGAATACCATCGCGGGCTACGCCGCGGTGATGATCGACGGGCTCGCGGACAGCTCGGACGCGAAGGTCAAGGCTGCCAACAGCGACCTCGATTTGAAGATGGAGAAGCTGCTTGGCGATGCGCTGAAGGCGCTCGAGCCTGTCGCGGCCGGTATCGCGAATGTGAACGCCGGACTCGAGCAGCTCGCCAGCGCCGACTACTACTTCTCGCGTGAGGCGCTCGGCTGGATGGACTCGCAGATGGCGGAACTCGGTCCGCTCGTCGATGGGCTCGAGCCGCGCGAGGGCATGACCGCCGAGGACGTGCAGGCCATCAAGGGCTTCTACGCGGCGACCAAGGAGTGGAACGGCGCGCTGAACGAGCACTTCGCCTCGCTCGACACCTCGCGCGTCATCGCTGTCCCCGGCGTGCCGATGCCCGGCATCGGGCCGGAGCCTGCGTACGCTGCCGATGGGGGCAAGTACGAGGCGGGCAAGGACTACGGCGCCGCGAACGACGTGCTCCAGATGCAGGCGAAGGCCGAGCCGCCGAAAGAGGGCTGGCTGTCCTCCGGTTGGGGCGCGGTCAAGGGCGCGTTCGGCAAGGCGAAGACGGTCGTTGGCACCGGCGTGGATGTGCTCAACGCAGGCGTGTACAACATCTCGCGTGTCGGCACCGGTATCTGGTACGGCAATAGCGGCAAGGACATCGCCGACGACATCGGCCGGAACACGAAGGACCTTGTCGACAACTACAAGAATGGCGTGTCCGGGGCCGACACCCTCAAGACCGCGGGCGACTACATCGATGATGTCGAGAAAGGGGCCGGCGAGGCGGCCGGCGGTGCCACGAGCTGGACCTTCGAGAAGATCTTCGGCAAGGGCAAGATCTCCGGTACTGCAGGTTGGGCGGTCGGGGGCCTCACCAAGATAACCACCGGCATGTTCACGGGTATGGCGAAGGGCATCTACAAGGTCGCGAACAAGAAGTCCTCCTCGGCGGATGTCGCTGTAGGTATCGTCGAGATCGTGCTCGGCGCCATCGGTGGCAGCAAGGTCATCCTCAAGGGCAGCCAGATTCCCGGCCTGCTGAAGGGCGCCAAGGAAGGCATCGGTGCGTTCAGCAAGACGCTGACCTCGCTCGTGGGGAGTGCGGTGAACGCGGCCGAACGCAAGCAGGTAAGCAAGGCGATAGTCGACCTGCTCATCAAGAAGGGGCTAACGAAAGCCGAGGCGATGAACCTCGTCTCCAATTCAATCAAGCTCGAGATCAACCAGGCGGTCGGGCAGCTCATCAAGTCGAGCCGCGACGCGATGATCAAGAAGATCCGCGACCTCATTGCCGGGGGCGGTGCGGGCTTCCTCTCCAACGCCAAAGAGACCATCAAGGGATCGCTCGCCGATCTGCTGTCCAAGGGCTTCCCAAAGACCCTGCAGGGCTATCTCGATGCGGGAACGACCATCATCGGAGCGAATGCTACGGACTACCTCGACAACCTCATCGCCGCCGGGCTCACCGACGGCCTTCTGACCGAGCTGATCACGTCGGCGCTTGCGGTGCCACCCGATCCCGCTCAGGTCAACGGCAGCTGGAGCGGCTCGCTGATCATCGTCAAGGTCGACATTCCCGAAAGCGAGCAGAAGACCGCCGACGAGGCGGGATGCGAGCAGGTCTTCAAGCAGCTCGAAGGCAAGAAGCAGGCTGCGACGTTCGTGTTCAAGCTCAACGATTCCGGCAGCGGCACGGTCACGATGAACGCACAGGGTAGCTCGGGCAGCGGTCCCGCGACCTACAGCGATGGAGCGCTCAAGATGACGGTCACCAGTCAGGGCACGACATACACGATGAGCGGCACCGTCGCCTTCGAGAAGAACGGCGGCATGAAGATGTCCGGCTCGTGGACCGCGCCCTATCAGAAGTCCAAGATCATGATGTCGGGCACGTTCTCGGCGGCGAAGTAGGTCGATGCACAAAGTACTGCTGACGATTCCGCTGTTCGGGCGCGGATTCGAGGTGTCGTCGTACCGGGCGGCGTTCATGGTCGCGGCTGCCTTGGCGGTGGCGCTCGCCTGGTACGTTGCGACCCGCCGTGGTGTGTCTCCGCGCGACGCGCTCGTGGTGTTCGTCGCGACGGCGATCGCGCTTCCGGTCGGCGCGCGCCTGTGGCACATCGCAACGAACCCGTCGATCTATGCCGAGGACCCATCGCAGATCTGGAATCTCAACCCGACAGGGTTCGCGATGTTCGGTGGCATCGCGGGAGCGGCAATCGCGGGTCTCGTTGTCGCCCGGGTACGCCATGTCGACGTTTGGCGGCTTGCGGACGCGGCCGCGCCTGCGCTCGGTGTCGGGATCGCGATCATGCGGCTCGGCTGTTTCGCGAACGGCTGCTGTTTCGGGCGACTGACCGAGGGGTGGCTTGGTGTGCTGTTCCCGCCGGGGAGCTACTCGCACCTGTGGGAGATGGCCCACGGCTACGTCGGGCTCTTCGACGCGCCGCTGCCGGTGCATCCGACGCAGCTATACGAGGCGGTCGGGGCTCTCGCGTGCGCTGGGGTCGCGGCGGTGCTGATGGCGAGGCGAGCGCCCGACGGGGTGCCGTTCCTGGCATTCGTGGGGCTGTTCGCGATCGTGCGCTATGCGAACTGGACGCTTCGCGTGCACCCCGACACGCTCACCGACCCGGCCATCTACTGGCCGATCTATGCGGCGACGGGGGTCGCGTGCGCGGGGCTTGCCGTGTGGCGGTGGCGGGTTGCGCTGGCGAGGCGGACAGGAGACGGCGCCGCCGGGTGATCAGAACAGTCTGCGCACGCGGAACCTCCCTCGCGGTCCGCTCACATGGTATCCTACGCGCGTCCGGTTCCGCCTCGAACTCGCCGAGGAGCGCGCCGACCGCGCATGAGCAGCAACGAATCACGAGGGCTTGCAGGCCCTCCGCCTTCCGATGAGGACTGGATCCTCGCCGAGCGTCCCGAGCATCCCGAAGAAGCCTGCGGCGTCTTTGCCGTATACGCGCCGGGGCAAGACGTCGCTCGGCTGACCTACTTCGGGCTGCACGCACTGCAGCACCGCGGACAGGAGTCTGCCGGCATCGCGGTGGGTGACCACGAGACGGTCACGGTCACAAAGAACCTCGGCCTCGTGTCCAGGGTCTTCAAGGAGTCCGATCTGGACTCGCTGACCGGCGAAGTCGCCATCGGGCACACCCGCTACTCGACGACCGGCTCCTCGACCTCGTGGGAGAACGCGCAGCCGCACCTCTCGGCCATCGGCCACCAGGTCATCGCGCTCGCGCACAATGGCAACATCGTCAACACCGTGGAGCTGCGCGATGTCCTCAAGAGCAACGGCGTGCGCTTCCGTTCGACGACTGACTCGGAGGTCATCGCTACCCTCATTGGCCACTTCACGCCGGAGCATGGCTCCATCCGCGCGGGTATTCGCGACACGATGGAGCTCATCCGAGGCGCGTATGCCGTCGTGGTTCTGACCGAGGAGGCCGTCTACGCGTTCCGTGACCCCCACGGCCTTCGCCCGCTCGTCCTTGGCAAGCTGGACGGCACCGGATGGGTGATCTCGAGTGAGACGTGCGGGTTGGACATCATCGGCGCCGAGTTCATGCGCGACGTCGCGCCAGGCGAGATGGTCAAGCTGAGTGCCAACGGGCTCGAGGCCGAGCAAGCCATCGCGCCGCAGAAGTCGAGTCTGTGCATCTTCGAGTTCGTGTACTTCGCCCGACCCGACAGCGTGCTCTATGACTGCACGCTGTACGAGGCGCGTCGCCAGATGGGTGCTTTCCTGGCCGAGGAGTCGCCTGTCGAAGCCGATCTCGTCATGGGTGTGCCCGACTCGGGCGTGCCTGCTGCTGTCGGCTTCGCGCAGGCAAGCGGCATCCCCTTTGGCGAGGGTCTCGTCAAGAATCGCTACGTCGGACGTACGTTCATCTCGCCCTCGCAGTATCTTCGCCAGCAGGGCATCCGCCTCAAGCTCAACCCTCTGCGCCACGCCATCAAGGACAAACGCCTCATAGTCGTGGACGACTCGATCGTCCGAGGAAACACGTCCCGCAAGCTTGTGCAGCTCCTGCGCGACAGCGGGGCTGCCGAGGTCCACCTGCGAATCACCTCGCCCCCCGTTGTCTGGCCATGCTTCTACGGCATCGACACCGACACGCAGGAGCAACTCATCGCCAGCTCCCATAGTGTCGAGGAGGTCCGCGACTTCATCGGGGCCGACTCGCTGGCGTATCTCTCGCTCGATGCGCTAGTGTCCTCCACAGGTACCGACAAGGGCGAATTCTGCCGCGCGTGCTTCGACGGGGAGTACCCGATCGAGATCCCCGAATCGGTCAAGCGCGGCAAGCTTTCGCTCGAGCCGCGCACCTGAGATGGCAGCCCGGCCTGACCGAGCCGCGCGCGGGCGCACACACGATCCGTTCCTGCTCGTGCTCGTCGTCCTCGCGGTCCTCAAGGCGTGGCTCATGCGCTGGCTCACCCTCGGATCCGCCAACCCTCTTCTCGCTCTCGTGCTCGAAACCGCGGCGATCGTGCTCTTCCTTGGCCTCGCAGATCTGATCTGGCCAAGGAGATCGCACCTTGCCGATGTCGCCGTCTATGCGTTCGCGTGCTTCGTGATGTTCTCCAATGCGATGTATGTCGCCTACTACGACCTGATCTTCGACGTGCGCCTCATCGCGGCCGCGAACCAGGTCGGATCGGTCAAGGACATCATCGCCGAGCTACTGCGTCCGATTCACGCGCTGTTCTTCCTAGACTGGCCGCTGGTGGCGGCGTGGGCCGTGGGCATGCGCATGCGCTCGCGGGCCGGCCGACTCGCGAGCGAGCGCAGCATGCGCGTGATGGCAGCGACCGCGCTGGCGCTTGTCGTGTTCGGGGTGCAGATGCTGCTCGTGACGCGCGTGCCGTCCTCGGCGGACAGCACCGCGGTGGCGGAGCTGCGCGGGGTTGCGGCCTACCAGATCGCGGGCGCGCTTCGCCGACCGGCCAAGGCCTCGGCGGTCGCGTCGGTCGAGCCGACGGCCACGGTGGATGAGAACCTCTCGCCTGCCGAGCGCTTCCAGCGGCGCATCGAGGCCGTACGCGGCGCTGACGACGGGCC
Protein-coding sequences here:
- a CDS encoding IS630 family transposase, translating into MAGKTRRAALVLTEEQETMLKGLAGSRTAPVREVERARVLLGYSEGASITDLQRRIGLSRPAIYKCIDKALAAGVQAGLKDAYHRPHEPEISDEARAWVVSIACTKPKDHGLAAELWTISELARFVSEHAGAAGFPRLARAGKTTVWRVLDSNDIKPHRIRYYLEKRDPDFDRKMQEVLMVYREVSVLADGSGPDSVYTVSVDEKPGVQALGLTAPDLPPVPGKAPCAGRDYEYVRHGTVSILAAIDLHSGHILANVEDRHRSVEFIGLLRRLDEYYPPDATIRVVLDNHSAHISKETMAYLGTRPGRFEYVHTPKHGSWLNLIECVFSKMARTFLRHIRVDSIDELKARILRGIDEFNASPVVLRWNKFDLEVA
- a CDS encoding prolipoprotein diacylglyceryl transferase, translated to MHKVLLTIPLFGRGFEVSSYRAAFMVAAALAVALAWYVATRRGVSPRDALVVFVATAIALPVGARLWHIATNPSIYAEDPSQIWNLNPTGFAMFGGIAGAAIAGLVVARVRHVDVWRLADAAAPALGVGIAIMRLGCFANGCCFGRLTEGWLGVLFPPGSYSHLWEMAHGYVGLFDAPLPVHPTQLYEAVGALACAGVAAVLMARRAPDGVPFLAFVGLFAIVRYANWTLRVHPDTLTDPAIYWPIYAATGVACAGLAVWRWRVALARRTGDGAAG
- the purF gene encoding amidophosphoribosyltransferase — translated: MSSNESRGLAGPPPSDEDWILAERPEHPEEACGVFAVYAPGQDVARLTYFGLHALQHRGQESAGIAVGDHETVTVTKNLGLVSRVFKESDLDSLTGEVAIGHTRYSTTGSSTSWENAQPHLSAIGHQVIALAHNGNIVNTVELRDVLKSNGVRFRSTTDSEVIATLIGHFTPEHGSIRAGIRDTMELIRGAYAVVVLTEEAVYAFRDPHGLRPLVLGKLDGTGWVISSETCGLDIIGAEFMRDVAPGEMVKLSANGLEAEQAIAPQKSSLCIFEFVYFARPDSVLYDCTLYEARRQMGAFLAEESPVEADLVMGVPDSGVPAAVGFAQASGIPFGEGLVKNRYVGRTFISPSQYLRQQGIRLKLNPLRHAIKDKRLIVVDDSIVRGNTSRKLVQLLRDSGAAEVHLRITSPPVVWPCFYGIDTDTQEQLIASSHSVEEVRDFIGADSLAYLSLDALVSSTGTDKGEFCRACFDGEYPIEIPESVKRGKLSLEPRT